In Anaerolineales bacterium, the sequence AAATGCCCCAGAAATCGACCCATTTCTACCCCAAGCCGCTCTCCGGCCTGGTGTTTTTTAATATGAATAATTCGGCGAAGGGGTGAAGCCCCTCATCCGGCCCCTTTCTTCCGGCAGACAAAGGAGAGGAATGTCCCTCGAAAACGAATCGTCTCCGCCGGCGGAATCTCCGGTCCCGCGGACTCTTCCCTACCAGCGCCTGATTCTCCTTTTCCAAATCGGGGTCGTGTTGGTGGTTTCGGGCTTGATGATCGGCCAAGGGAGATTCCCGGGTTTGGATCTGGTCACCCTGCTTCTCTTCAGCCTGCTGCTTTGGCGCGCCCGGGACCGAATTTTTTTGCTGAACTTTGCCCCCTTCCTGCTCCTGCTGATAACCTACCAAAGCATGCGCAACATGGCGGACACCCTGGGCTTTTCGGATGTCCACATCACCGATCTCATCGCCTGGGAGCGCGCCCTGACCGGCGGGCGGATCCCGGCCTATGAATTGCAGCAGACTCTCGGGGCGCAATCCTATGCCTGGTTGGTGGACATCTTCGCGAATGCCTTCTACATGTCGCATTTTATTGTTCCGGTTGTGCTCGCCCTCCTGCTTTGGCACTATCGGCGCGCCCAGTACTGGCCGTATCTGCTTGGCCTGACGATGCTCTCCTATGCCGCATTTCTTACCTATGTTTTCTTTCCCGCCGCGCCGCCGTGGTGGGCGTCGCACTACGGCTACCTGCCGGGCATGCCGATTGCCCTATCGCACAGCGCGATTTCGCCGGAGGCGATCATCTCCTCCGGCAATCCCGTAGCGGCCATGCCGTCCCTCCATGCCGCCTATCCCCTGTATTCGTCGCTGTTCTGTTTGCTCGTCTGGGGCAGGAAGGGAATTCCGACGCTGATCCTTCCCTTGGGGGTGGCTTTCTTCTCCATGTACCTCGGCCATCATTACCTGATCGACATTTTCGCCGGTTGGGCTTACGCCGGAATCGCATTCGCCGGATCGATTATTTTAAGTCAGAAGCTGAGAATTCCAACCCGGCTGGTGAACGCCTACCAAAATGTGATGGCCAAGTTCAGCGGGGAAAGGATCGAAAAAGCATAGCTGCACAATCCGCCGATGTGCTGCAGGGTGCGCGTCCGCGGCGCTTTGAGGCGGCGATGAGAATAGTATAATCCCCCCGTCTTTTTATTTTGAGTGTCCCGCACGGGAGGTCGGTTGGGCATGATGGACCGGGTGAACGGCGATTTCTTTTCGAAGGGCAAACGGTTTTCCCCCGCGGCAAC encodes:
- a CDS encoding phosphatase PAP2 family protein; translation: MSLENESSPPAESPVPRTLPYQRLILLFQIGVVLVVSGLMIGQGRFPGLDLVTLLLFSLLLWRARDRIFLLNFAPFLLLLITYQSMRNMADTLGFSDVHITDLIAWERALTGGRIPAYELQQTLGAQSYAWLVDIFANAFYMSHFIVPVVLALLLWHYRRAQYWPYLLGLTMLSYAAFLTYVFFPAAPPWWASHYGYLPGMPIALSHSAISPEAIISSGNPVAAMPSLHAAYPLYSSLFCLLVWGRKGIPTLILPLGVAFFSMYLGHHYLIDIFAGWAYAGIAFAGSIILSQKLRIPTRLVNAYQNVMAKFSGERIEKA